A region from the Nonlabens sp. YIK11 genome encodes:
- a CDS encoding dihydroorotase codes for MKKTLIKNAKIVTDMKVFDGDIYIEGDTIVEIADSISAKSGDTSIIDVEGKYVLPGVIDDQVHFREPGLTHKGDIASESAAAVAGGITSYMEMPNTIPQTTSMEEWQKKMDIAARDSYANYAFMLGGTNDNLDEILKADTSRIPALKLFLGSSTGNMLVDDVEVLKKIFSKVKLRIALHCEDEGTIKANLQKAIEKYGEDIPFDQHPVIRDVDACYKSSSQAIKLAQKTGARIHVFHLSTGKETALFEKKASLKDKQITSEVCIHHLWFTDEDYASKGSKIKWNPAVKSADDREQLWKALLDDRIDVIATDHAPHTLEEKSNKYLKAPSGGPLVQHALTAMLQFVHQERITIEKVVQKMCHNPAILFDIPDRGFIREGFKADLVVVDTNNPWTVTKENILAKCGWSPFEGVTFKSRISHTLVNGHVVYQNFKVNENKAAQALTFKR; via the coding sequence ATGAAAAAGACATTGATAAAGAACGCCAAGATTGTTACAGACATGAAAGTGTTCGATGGTGATATATATATTGAAGGCGACACCATTGTTGAGATAGCAGATAGCATCAGTGCCAAAAGTGGTGACACATCCATCATTGATGTAGAAGGTAAATATGTCCTTCCAGGAGTGATCGACGATCAGGTGCATTTTAGAGAGCCAGGATTGACACACAAAGGTGACATCGCTAGTGAAAGCGCAGCTGCCGTCGCTGGCGGAATCACGTCCTACATGGAAATGCCCAATACCATTCCCCAAACCACCAGTATGGAAGAATGGCAAAAGAAAATGGACATTGCCGCTAGAGATAGTTATGCAAACTATGCCTTTATGCTAGGTGGCACGAACGATAATCTTGACGAAATCCTTAAAGCTGATACTTCACGTATTCCAGCACTCAAATTGTTTTTGGGATCTTCTACTGGTAATATGTTGGTCGATGATGTAGAAGTGCTCAAGAAAATATTTTCAAAGGTCAAGTTAAGAATCGCGCTACACTGCGAGGATGAAGGTACAATTAAGGCTAATTTGCAAAAAGCCATTGAAAAATACGGCGAGGACATTCCGTTTGATCAACATCCAGTAATACGTGATGTGGACGCTTGTTACAAGAGCAGTTCCCAAGCTATCAAACTAGCACAAAAGACAGGAGCCCGTATTCATGTGTTCCATCTTTCCACAGGAAAGGAAACGGCTTTGTTTGAGAAAAAGGCCTCTCTAAAGGACAAGCAAATCACTTCAGAGGTTTGTATACATCACCTGTGGTTTACTGACGAAGACTATGCGTCAAAGGGATCAAAAATTAAATGGAATCCAGCAGTCAAGTCTGCAGACGATCGTGAGCAGCTATGGAAGGCCTTACTGGACGATAGGATCGATGTTATTGCGACAGACCATGCACCTCACACATTAGAAGAAAAATCCAACAAATACCTTAAAGCACCTAGTGGTGGACCGCTTGTACAACATGCACTTACAGCTATGTTGCAATTTGTCCACCAGGAACGCATCACCATAGAGAAGGTTGTACAAAAAATGTGTCATAATCCTGCCATCCTATTTGATATTCCAGATCGAGGTTTTATACGTGAAGGTTTCAAAGCAGACCTGGTTGTTGTAGACACAAATAATCCATGGACGGTGACTAAAGAGAACATCCTTGCTAAATGTGGCTGGTCACCTTTTGAAGGAGTCACCTTTAAAAGCAGAATCTCGCACACGCTTGTCAATGGTCACGTAGTGTATCAGAATTTCAAAGTCAATGAAAACAAAGCCGCGCAGGCTCTAACTTTCAAGCGATGA
- a CDS encoding uroporphyrinogen-III synthase, whose amino-acid sequence MKVKTILVSQPEPKMENSPYQSLVDRTKVKIDFRSFIHVEGVSAKEVREQKVDLNKYTAIILTSRNSVDHFFRVAEEMRFKIPDTLKYFCQSEAVAYYLQKYVVYRKRKIYVGKRTFPELMPLIKKHKNESFLLPTTDKLKDLVPEQLDELGIKWKMATFFRTVISDLSDLADVKYDVLVFFSPSGIESLFQNFPDFTQDSTRIAVYGNTTSQAAKDKGLRIDIQAPTPESPSMTMAIENYIKSLDKA is encoded by the coding sequence ATGAAAGTGAAAACGATTTTAGTTTCCCAACCTGAACCTAAAATGGAAAATTCACCTTACCAGAGTCTCGTTGATCGGACAAAGGTAAAGATAGATTTCCGCTCCTTTATTCATGTAGAAGGCGTGTCTGCAAAAGAGGTACGTGAGCAAAAAGTGGACCTCAACAAATACACCGCCATAATTCTTACCAGCCGCAATAGTGTCGATCACTTTTTTAGGGTGGCAGAAGAGATGCGGTTCAAAATTCCAGACACCTTAAAATATTTTTGTCAGAGCGAGGCTGTGGCCTACTACCTCCAAAAATATGTGGTCTATAGAAAGCGTAAGATTTATGTAGGGAAACGTACGTTTCCAGAGTTGATGCCTCTTATCAAAAAGCATAAAAACGAATCTTTCCTATTACCTACCACCGACAAGCTCAAGGACCTTGTTCCAGAGCAGTTGGATGAGTTAGGCATCAAATGGAAAATGGCGACGTTTTTCAGAACCGTTATAAGTGACCTTTCAGATCTTGCAGATGTGAAGTATGATGTACTGGTATTCTTTAGCCCTAGCGGTATTGAATCCCTTTTCCAAAACTTCCCTGATTTCACGCAGGATTCCACAAGAATAGCGGTTTATGGCAACACGACCAGCCAAGCGGCAAAGGATAAAGGATTACGCATCGATATTCAGGCACCTACACCAGAGTCTCCATCCATGACCATGGCCATTGAAAATTACATCAAGTCCTTAGATAAGGCTTAG
- the pckA gene encoding phosphoenolpyruvate carboxykinase (ATP), with translation MASNKVATQTISLSNFGINNSKINYQLSPEELQSRSLEDYGGRETKNGTLAINTGEFTGRSPLDRFIVKDHVTEDLVWWGNVNIPFNKKDFDNLMVRVTDYLDGKELFVRDAYACAHEDYRLNLRVINEYPWSNMFAHNMFLRPEESELESFTPEWTIINAPGFMADPKLDRTRQHNFAILNFTQKIALIGGTGYTGEIKKGIFSALNFILPVYKNTLPMHCSANVGKDGNTAIFFGLSGTGKTTLSTDPERELIGDDEHGWTSNNEVFNFEGGCYAKVINLNAEQEPEIFNAIKPGAILENVVLNDDKTVNFEDTSITQNTRVSYPIHHIDNIKEPSVGKNPKNIFFLTADAFGVLPPISKLTPGQAAYHFISGYTAKVAGTEAGVTEPQPSFSACFGAPFMPLHPTKYAQMLSRKMKEQGVTVWLVNTGWTGGPYGVGHRMPLKYTRAMIAAALDGSLEAANKDNYHVHSMFGLAQPRVVPNVPTEVLSPRKSWNNDTGYYETAAKLTRFFRENFKKFEAQASPEIIAGGPLK, from the coding sequence ATGGCTTCTAACAAGGTAGCAACGCAAACGATTTCGTTATCTAATTTTGGTATCAACAATTCAAAAATCAATTATCAACTCAGTCCAGAAGAGTTACAGTCACGTTCTCTGGAAGATTATGGTGGCAGAGAAACAAAAAATGGTACTCTAGCCATCAACACAGGTGAGTTTACAGGTCGATCGCCTCTAGATCGATTTATCGTCAAAGACCACGTCACTGAAGATCTGGTCTGGTGGGGAAATGTAAATATCCCATTCAATAAAAAAGATTTTGACAATCTTATGGTTCGTGTGACAGATTATCTGGATGGAAAAGAGCTCTTTGTACGAGACGCTTATGCTTGTGCACATGAAGATTATCGTTTGAATTTGAGAGTCATAAATGAGTATCCATGGTCCAACATGTTTGCTCACAATATGTTTCTAAGACCTGAAGAAAGTGAACTGGAATCCTTCACACCTGAATGGACGATCATCAATGCGCCAGGTTTCATGGCAGATCCCAAACTGGATCGTACTCGTCAGCATAATTTTGCTATTCTAAATTTTACCCAAAAAATCGCGCTAATAGGCGGTACAGGTTATACTGGAGAGATTAAAAAAGGAATCTTCAGTGCCCTTAATTTTATTTTACCAGTCTACAAAAACACCTTGCCTATGCACTGTAGTGCAAATGTTGGGAAGGATGGCAACACAGCAATCTTTTTTGGTTTAAGTGGTACTGGAAAAACTACCTTATCTACAGATCCTGAAAGAGAATTGATAGGCGATGATGAACACGGCTGGACCTCTAATAATGAAGTTTTTAATTTTGAAGGCGGCTGTTATGCAAAGGTCATCAATCTTAATGCAGAGCAAGAGCCAGAGATCTTTAATGCTATTAAGCCAGGTGCTATTCTTGAAAATGTGGTTTTGAATGATGACAAAACCGTGAATTTTGAGGACACATCCATCACACAAAACACACGGGTGAGTTACCCTATACACCACATTGATAACATCAAGGAACCATCAGTCGGTAAGAATCCAAAGAATATTTTCTTTCTAACGGCAGATGCCTTCGGTGTTTTACCTCCTATTTCAAAACTAACTCCAGGCCAGGCGGCTTACCACTTCATAAGTGGCTACACTGCAAAAGTCGCAGGAACTGAAGCTGGAGTAACGGAGCCTCAACCTAGTTTTTCGGCTTGTTTTGGTGCACCCTTCATGCCGTTACATCCTACTAAATATGCACAGATGTTGAGTCGCAAGATGAAGGAGCAAGGCGTTACCGTATGGTTGGTCAATACAGGTTGGACCGGTGGTCCATATGGTGTCGGTCACCGCATGCCGCTCAAATATACCAGAGCGATGATTGCTGCTGCTCTAGATGGCTCATTAGAAGCTGCAAATAAGGATAATTACCACGTTCACTCCATGTTTGGACTGGCGCAACCACGCGTGGTACCTAACGTCCCGACTGAAGTCTTGAGTCCGCGTAAATCATGGAACAACGATACCGGCTATTATGAGACCGCTGCAAAACTGACCCGATTCTTCAGAGAGAATTTCAAGAAGTTTGAGGCGCAGGCATCTCCAGAGATTATCGCTGGTGGCCCACTCAAATAA
- a CDS encoding polyprenol monophosphomannose synthase: protein MNHTLVIIPTYNERENIKPIIDAILGDYPEIHLLIVDDNSPDGTAALVQEKMKDFPNRLFLENRTKKSGLGTAYIHGFKWAMARDYEYVFEMDADFSHDPADIQTLYEACAVHGADLAIGSRYVKGVNVVNWPMSRVLLSYTASKYVRFITRMDIHDTTAGFKCFRMSLLRKLNLDKIKFVGYAFQIEMKFKAYLLKAKIIEVPVIFTDRSRGQSKMSTGIIGEAVTGILKMKLKSLLGTLEI from the coding sequence ATGAATCACACTTTAGTCATTATACCAACCTATAACGAGCGCGAGAATATTAAGCCCATTATCGATGCTATTTTAGGGGACTATCCAGAGATTCATTTGTTGATTGTAGATGATAATTCACCAGACGGTACGGCAGCATTGGTGCAAGAAAAGATGAAGGATTTTCCTAATAGGCTTTTCCTTGAAAACCGTACTAAAAAATCTGGATTGGGAACGGCTTACATTCATGGCTTTAAATGGGCGATGGCGAGAGATTATGAATATGTTTTTGAAATGGATGCAGATTTCTCTCACGACCCAGCAGATATTCAAACCTTGTATGAAGCCTGTGCGGTTCACGGTGCGGACCTGGCTATAGGCAGTAGATATGTAAAAGGAGTAAATGTTGTGAACTGGCCCATGTCCAGAGTACTACTTTCCTATACAGCTTCAAAATATGTGAGGTTCATCACAAGAATGGATATACATGACACTACAGCAGGATTCAAATGTTTTAGAATGTCGCTTTTGCGAAAGCTGAATCTCGACAAGATTAAGTTTGTAGGTTACGCCTTCCAGATAGAAATGAAATTTAAGGCCTACTTATTGAAGGCAAAGATTATTGAAGTACCGGTAATTTTTACAGACCGCTCTAGAGGACAGTCAAAAATGAGTACAGGTATTATAGGAGAAGCCGTTACCGGCATTTTGAAAATGAAATTGAAAAGCCTTTTAGGCACGTTGGAAATATGA
- a CDS encoding DUF4271 domain-containing protein, translating into MDALYRITESLDWISIIIFMCLLSFAVARQFTTLPVSEFLSVYVSSRFIKISRDGRIDNHHGYKYLGLIIYGISIALILFKLSTVQNGSQSLTNFILILTAVSTFLIFKHYLSKLLSTIANFEDLLISIDHERNLYRAALSVLLMVIVISIYYIFPTSKGFIQITAAVAGAVIIVYHFLVFYNHRNALSASFFYFILYLCTLEIAPYLLLYKYITV; encoded by the coding sequence ATGGACGCGTTGTATCGTATTACAGAATCCCTTGATTGGATAAGCATCATCATCTTTATGTGCCTGCTTTCTTTTGCAGTCGCAAGGCAGTTTACGACGCTACCGGTAAGTGAATTCTTGAGCGTTTACGTAAGCTCCAGATTTATTAAAATTTCTAGAGATGGCAGGATAGACAATCACCATGGCTATAAATATCTGGGCTTGATCATTTATGGAATAAGCATAGCCTTGATTTTATTTAAACTATCCACGGTACAAAATGGTTCCCAATCCTTGACCAATTTCATCCTGATTCTTACAGCCGTAAGCACTTTTTTGATCTTTAAACACTACCTGTCAAAGCTTCTTTCAACCATCGCAAATTTTGAAGATTTATTGATTTCCATTGATCATGAGCGCAATCTTTACCGGGCAGCATTAAGTGTTTTATTGATGGTGATCGTGATCTCGATTTACTACATCTTTCCTACATCAAAAGGCTTTATTCAAATCACGGCAGCCGTTGCTGGTGCTGTGATTATCGTCTATCATTTTTTGGTTTTTTACAACCATCGCAACGCCTTGTCCGCTTCATTTTTCTATTTTATTTTGTATCTTTGCACGCTTGAAATCGCACCCTACCTGCTTTTGTATAAGTATATTACAGTGTGA
- a CDS encoding saccharopine dehydrogenase family protein, translating to MRHILIIGAGKSTGVLVDYLLKKEEKEQFHITLADKSVEAAQALVDGNDNAKAMELDIFNAKARTQIIKTADIIISMLPARFHIEVARDCVKLGKSMVTASYVSPEMQELDGPAKEKKLVLMNEIGVDPGIDHMSAKQVIDRIQNKGGKMILFESFTGGLVAPEDDNNLWNYKFTWNPRNVVVAGQGGAAKFIQENKYKYIPYHRLFRRTEFLDVDGYGRFEAYANRNSLQYREIYGLDDIATLYRGTMRRVGYSKAWNMFVQLGMTDDSYVLDNSENMTYREFVNSFLPYSPTDSVELKMRHELKIDQDDIMWEKLMELDLFNNQKTIGIKDASPAMALQKILEDSWTLQKGEKDMIVMYHKFGYELDGEKKQIDSTMVCLGDGDRQTAMAKTVGLPVAMAALAILNGTIKTYGVQIPISKEVYEPILSELQEYGIRFRESETPYLGYNALNR from the coding sequence ATGCGACACATTCTGATTATAGGTGCTGGAAAATCCACCGGAGTTCTAGTTGATTATCTTTTAAAAAAGGAAGAAAAGGAACAATTTCATATCACTCTGGCAGATAAATCTGTTGAAGCTGCTCAGGCACTTGTAGATGGGAATGATAACGCCAAAGCTATGGAGTTGGACATATTCAATGCAAAAGCAAGAACGCAGATCATCAAAACGGCAGACATCATCATTTCCATGTTGCCAGCACGATTTCATATAGAAGTAGCAAGAGATTGTGTCAAACTGGGAAAAAGTATGGTTACCGCAAGCTACGTGAGTCCAGAAATGCAGGAACTGGATGGTCCGGCAAAAGAAAAGAAGCTGGTATTGATGAATGAAATAGGCGTGGATCCAGGAATCGATCATATGAGCGCCAAGCAGGTGATTGATCGTATTCAAAACAAAGGTGGCAAAATGATTCTTTTTGAATCCTTTACCGGTGGATTAGTAGCGCCAGAAGATGATAACAACCTATGGAATTATAAGTTTACCTGGAACCCACGTAACGTAGTGGTTGCCGGTCAAGGCGGTGCAGCAAAGTTCATACAGGAAAATAAATACAAATACATTCCATATCACAGGTTATTCCGTAGGACGGAATTTCTGGATGTGGATGGCTACGGTCGTTTTGAGGCCTATGCCAATAGAAATAGCCTGCAGTATCGAGAGATTTATGGGTTAGACGATATTGCCACGCTGTATCGTGGTACCATGCGTCGCGTAGGTTACAGCAAAGCTTGGAATATGTTTGTTCAACTAGGAATGACAGATGATTCCTATGTTTTGGACAACTCAGAGAACATGACCTACCGGGAATTTGTAAACAGCTTCCTGCCCTATTCGCCCACAGATAGTGTCGAGCTTAAAATGCGCCATGAACTCAAAATCGACCAAGATGATATCATGTGGGAAAAATTGATGGAACTGGACCTTTTCAATAACCAAAAAACCATAGGTATCAAGGACGCCTCACCAGCCATGGCGCTTCAAAAGATTTTGGAAGACAGCTGGACGCTCCAAAAAGGCGAAAAAGACATGATCGTGATGTACCACAAATTTGGCTATGAACTAGATGGTGAGAAGAAGCAAATAGACAGTACCATGGTATGCCTGGGCGATGGCGACCGACAAACGGCCATGGCCAAAACCGTTGGCCTACCCGTTGCTATGGCAGCCTTGGCTATCCTAAACGGCACCATCAAAACCTACGGCGTGCAAATCCCAATTTCTAAAGAGGTTTACGAGCCTATATTATCAGAACTGCAGGAATATGGAATTCGCTTTCGCGAAAGCGAAACTCCATATCTGGGCTATAACGCTTTGAATCGCTAA
- a CDS encoding zinc metallopeptidase codes for MIGYYIIGGLVFLISAFVSNKLKSKFKKYSQIQLQNGLTGAQIAQKMLSDHGITDVDVISVKGQLTDHYNPSNKTVNLSEPVYSMRNAAAAAVAAHEVGHAVQHARAYSWLGMRSKLVPVVSIASKYSQWVIIGGIALAASTAFGNTLLLIGIIMYATGTLFAFITLPVEYDASNRALAWLVNERMLTQNEHAGAKDALKWAARTYLVAAIGSLATLLYFLSIYMRRR; via the coding sequence ATGATAGGATATTATATAATTGGCGGACTTGTATTTCTGATCAGTGCGTTTGTAAGCAATAAGCTCAAATCAAAATTTAAGAAATACTCACAGATACAACTGCAAAATGGGTTGACCGGTGCGCAAATCGCCCAAAAAATGTTGTCAGATCACGGCATTACAGATGTTGATGTGATCTCTGTAAAAGGTCAACTAACAGATCATTATAATCCTTCCAATAAAACGGTGAACTTAAGTGAACCTGTATATTCCATGCGCAATGCTGCTGCAGCAGCCGTTGCAGCACATGAGGTAGGTCACGCCGTGCAACACGCGCGTGCCTATTCCTGGTTGGGAATGCGCTCAAAACTGGTTCCTGTGGTAAGTATAGCTTCTAAGTATTCCCAATGGGTCATTATAGGTGGGATCGCACTTGCGGCCAGTACCGCTTTTGGCAACACCTTACTCTTGATAGGTATTATCATGTATGCCACGGGAACGTTGTTTGCGTTTATCACCTTGCCCGTAGAGTATGATGCGAGCAACAGAGCCTTGGCCTGGTTGGTAAATGAGCGCATGCTCACTCAAAATGAGCACGCCGGTGCCAAAGATGCCCTCAAATGGGCTGCACGCACTTATTTGGTCGCTGCCATTGGCTCACTTGCTACCTTGCTTTATTTCCTATCGATTTATATGCGCAGACGTTAG
- a CDS encoding DUF423 domain-containing protein → MEKKLLVTGCVFILMAVVLGAMAAHALENYLTIDQLRSFETGVRYQMYHGLALLIFSQVKLLSNSSKKVLWILFSTGTVLFSWSIFLLSTGSIYGIDASFLGPITPLGGLLLISGWIYGIVKICLYKL, encoded by the coding sequence ATGGAAAAGAAGTTATTGGTAACAGGTTGTGTTTTCATTTTAATGGCAGTCGTTCTAGGTGCCATGGCTGCTCATGCTCTGGAAAACTATCTTACTATCGATCAGTTGCGTAGCTTTGAAACAGGTGTGAGGTACCAAATGTATCATGGTCTGGCCTTATTGATTTTTTCCCAGGTAAAACTTTTATCGAACTCTTCAAAAAAAGTGCTATGGATCTTGTTTTCTACGGGTACGGTCCTATTTAGCTGGAGTATTTTCTTGTTGTCGACGGGCTCTATTTATGGTATTGACGCTAGTTTTTTAGGTCCCATTACGCCTCTAGGCGGATTGCTCCTTATATCAGGCTGGATTTATGGAATAGTTAAAATTTGCCTATATAAATTGTAG
- a CDS encoding DUF4296 domain-containing protein codes for MRKLLTCSILFWLAGCQNIEKSPKPDDFYGDDKMIEIMTDLYLMEASMTTNRVTFTDLKVLPHEFIYDKYETDSLTFAENLEYYTDRNDKYLELMEQVKTKMEVLRDTIDANMRTPKTSGPASLEPKVSLEKDPDND; via the coding sequence ATGAGAAAATTATTGACGTGTAGTATATTGTTCTGGTTGGCTGGCTGTCAAAATATAGAAAAGTCACCTAAACCTGATGATTTCTATGGCGATGACAAGATGATCGAGATCATGACAGATCTTTATCTAATGGAAGCTTCCATGACTACAAATCGAGTAACTTTTACAGATTTAAAGGTACTGCCTCACGAATTTATCTACGATAAATACGAAACAGATAGCCTCACATTTGCAGAAAATCTTGAGTACTACACAGACCGCAATGACAAATACTTGGAGTTGATGGAGCAGGTAAAAACTAAGATGGAAGTTTTGCGGGACACCATCGACGCTAATATGCGCACGCCAAAAACATCAGGTCCAGCAAGCCTGGAACCTAAGGTATCCTTAGAAAAGGATCCTGATAACGATTAA
- a CDS encoding capsule assembly Wzi family protein — translation MRMICAIWALFFGCFAVAQSELETFPIFPACDRIDNNAALEQCFYRELYKNLCQAYDQTAMDSTSSKATLRFEVSREGKFEPIIFDAPTAALKESLYEAFSKLEPITPAVYNGNPTFMQFIVNVQLPMKENGSFYIINQNEDLTANAGQDDGSDIAFAKANNNYNSITSNNYDGQELKSNATIPFSYQRYHRYEAAMNKVGNNAHTAVKPYTFNYVNQYFDLEEERNSLLTDSDTWLGRKFWNEHFFEVAGEDYWFVIDPGVDLQLGKDTGEDVNTFNNTRLVALNGGVGKQITFGATIQESQGRFAQYFNREITQRAPDGGNPGIVPGRGIAEDGGENIYDYPVATGYVNYKPSKYFDLQIGHGQHFIGDGYRSLVLSDNSQPFPYVKVNAKFWKIDYTVLYTSLRDVRPEVTADDSFRTKYMTHHYLSWNATKRLTLGFFESVLWQDDNGRGFDFNYINPLIFYQTVELETGSRGGNALLGITGKYKISDRVTAYGQLVLDEFASSSVISGDGSYQNKSAYQLGVKYQNAFSVPNLMLQAEYNRVRPYTYSHNTIVLNYGNSNQALAHPWGASFYEAILIGRYTKDRWYGIAKAIIGERGFDILSNGDNAYYGGNIYRTEDDRIADNGNALAQGNNAPFSYAELEAGYLINPASNLKVYGQFIYRNISPEIDNAVVQDATTTWFNFGIRTDISNWGFDR, via the coding sequence ATGAGAATGATATGCGCCATTTGGGCTCTTTTTTTTGGATGTTTTGCAGTTGCTCAAAGCGAGTTGGAGACCTTTCCCATATTTCCGGCCTGTGATCGAATAGATAACAATGCTGCACTGGAACAATGCTTCTACCGTGAACTATACAAAAACCTATGCCAAGCCTATGATCAGACTGCCATGGACAGCACTTCAAGTAAGGCTACATTGCGTTTTGAGGTAAGTCGCGAGGGTAAATTTGAGCCTATTATTTTTGATGCGCCTACTGCAGCTCTCAAGGAGTCACTCTATGAGGCTTTCAGTAAACTGGAACCTATTACTCCTGCGGTCTACAATGGCAACCCTACGTTTATGCAGTTCATCGTTAATGTTCAGTTGCCTATGAAGGAGAATGGATCTTTCTACATTATCAATCAGAACGAGGACCTAACGGCTAATGCTGGTCAAGATGATGGTAGTGATATCGCTTTCGCGAAAGCGAACAACAATTACAACAGTATTACATCCAACAATTACGATGGGCAAGAATTGAAGTCCAATGCGACCATTCCATTTTCTTACCAGAGGTACCATCGCTATGAGGCTGCGATGAATAAGGTGGGCAATAATGCGCATACAGCGGTCAAACCCTATACGTTCAACTATGTGAATCAATATTTTGATCTGGAAGAAGAACGCAATTCCTTATTAACGGATAGCGATACATGGCTAGGTCGCAAGTTTTGGAATGAGCATTTCTTTGAAGTGGCAGGCGAGGATTACTGGTTTGTTATCGACCCAGGTGTGGATTTACAATTGGGAAAGGATACAGGCGAAGATGTCAATACCTTTAACAACACAAGACTGGTAGCCCTAAACGGTGGCGTAGGCAAACAGATTACCTTTGGTGCAACCATTCAAGAATCCCAAGGACGGTTTGCACAGTATTTTAATCGCGAGATCACGCAGCGTGCTCCAGATGGTGGTAATCCTGGAATTGTTCCTGGCCGTGGTATTGCCGAGGATGGCGGCGAGAACATCTATGACTACCCTGTAGCGACAGGTTATGTCAATTATAAGCCCAGTAAATATTTTGATCTACAAATAGGCCATGGGCAGCATTTTATAGGTGATGGTTACAGGTCTTTGGTCTTGAGTGATAACTCACAACCTTTTCCATATGTAAAAGTGAATGCCAAATTCTGGAAGATCGACTACACGGTGTTATACACTTCCCTAAGAGATGTACGACCTGAAGTGACCGCGGACGATTCTTTCAGGACGAAGTACATGACGCATCATTATTTGAGTTGGAATGCAACTAAACGTTTGACACTTGGTTTTTTTGAGAGTGTTTTATGGCAAGACGATAATGGTCGCGGCTTTGATTTCAATTACATTAACCCATTGATATTCTATCAAACTGTAGAACTAGAAACCGGATCCAGAGGTGGAAACGCCTTGCTGGGAATCACTGGTAAGTACAAGATAAGCGATCGCGTTACGGCATACGGTCAATTGGTGCTGGATGAATTTGCCAGCAGCTCTGTCATTAGCGGTGATGGAAGCTATCAAAATAAGAGTGCCTATCAGTTAGGTGTTAAGTATCAGAATGCGTTTTCAGTTCCTAATTTGATGCTTCAGGCAGAATATAACAGAGTGCGACCTTATACGTATAGTCACAACACCATCGTGCTTAATTACGGGAACAGCAATCAAGCGCTTGCGCATCCATGGGGTGCTAGTTTTTATGAAGCGATACTCATAGGTAGATATACTAAAGATCGCTGGTACGGAATTGCCAAAGCGATTATAGGTGAACGAGGTTTTGACATCTTGTCCAACGGTGACAACGCCTATTATGGTGGTAATATTTATAGAACGGAAGATGATCGCATCGCAGACAATGGAAACGCTCTAGCTCAAGGTAATAACGCACCTTTCTCCTATGCGGAATTGGAGGCTGGTTACCTCATTAACCCAGCGAGTAACCTGAAGGTCTATGGTCAATTCATTTATCGCAACATATCGCCAGAGATTGATAACGCCGTGGTGCAGGATGCCACGACAACTTGGTTCAATTTTGGTATACGTACTGACATCAGTAATTGGGGATTTGATCGCTAG